One genomic window of Monodelphis domestica isolate mMonDom1 chromosome 1, mMonDom1.pri, whole genome shotgun sequence includes the following:
- the ATOH7 gene encoding transcription factor ATOH7, with the protein MKSCKANCLDSTVEPEPQCKGGLECAGKGSSERMENAARRRLAANARERRRMQGLNTAFDRLRKVVPQWGQDKKLSKYETLQMALSYIMALTRILAEAERYSSERDWIHLHCEHFNQDSYHPLVGPKLPGESEHYAQRLFGYQPEPFQMAN; encoded by the coding sequence ATGAAATCCTGCAAGGCAAACTGCCTGGATTCCACCGTGGAACCTGAGCCCCAGTGCAAAGGTGGCCTCGAGTGTGCAGGCAAGGGCAGCTCTGAAAGGATGGAGAACGCTGCCCGGAGAAGGCTGGCGGCCAATGCCAGGGAGAGGCGGCGGATGCAAGGGCTCAACACGGCTTTTGATCGCCTGCGGAAAGTGGTCCCCCAGTGGGGCCAGGATAAAAAGCTCTCTAAGTATGAAACGCTGCAGATGGCCCTCAGCTACATCATGGCTTTGACTCGGATCCTGGCTGAAGCTGAGAGATACAGCTCCGAGAGGGACTGGATTCATCTTCATTGCGAGCACTTCAATCAGGACAGCTACCACCCCCTCGTGGGACCCAAGCTGCCCGGCGAGAGTGAGCACTACGCCCAAAGACTCTTTGGCTATCAGCCCGAACCCTTTCAGATGGCCAATTAA